In Arthrobacter citreus, a single genomic region encodes these proteins:
- a CDS encoding sigma-70 family RNA polymerase sigma factor yields MSDGSVQKNISVNDADTFLAYLPQLYRFVVKLVSRKEDVEDILQETMLVAVTGHANIQDKDKIGGWLRTIAYNLSMQLLRRRYKEVEMYPRLWSPDNFNEADAAVNRIAIRLAMQTLCPNDRNMLEMYIVQGYTSSEIAELRGLAASTIRWRIREMLHSLRDIISEEEEEKLHEK; encoded by the coding sequence GTGAGTGACGGCTCAGTTCAAAAGAACATCTCAGTAAACGACGCGGATACATTTTTAGCATATTTACCTCAACTCTATCGATTTGTTGTTAAATTAGTGTCGAGAAAAGAGGATGTTGAGGACATTTTGCAGGAGACGATGCTTGTGGCCGTGACTGGGCATGCCAACATTCAGGATAAGGACAAAATTGGAGGTTGGCTACGAACAATAGCTTACAATTTATCCATGCAGTTGCTTCGTAGGAGATATAAGGAAGTGGAGATGTATCCACGACTGTGGAGCCCAGATAATTTTAATGAAGCAGATGCTGCTGTTAATCGGATCGCTATCCGGCTGGCAATGCAAACACTTTGTCCAAACGATAGAAATATGTTGGAGATGTATATCGTACAAGGATATACATCTTCGGAGATTGCTGAATTAAGAGGGTTGGCCGCATCGACTATAAGGTGGAGGATTCGTGAAATGCTCCATTCATTACGTGATATTATAAGTGAAGAGGAGGAGGAGAAATTACATGAAAAATGA
- a CDS encoding alpha/beta hydrolase — protein MKKTVIYKKNDRFSLQADFYETNREHAPVIIYIHGGGLIWGTREDITNEMIQFYTSNGFSLFSIDYRLAPESKLPDILEDVQDALRWIETEGPKYFSIDPNKIVIVGGSAGGFLALCSGTFKHKPRAIVSFYGYGDISASWATNPSPYYLQKDKVPNEIAEMLQSTQVITEGTIEKRFLIYLHARQHGVWVQKLTALDPIKNKDQLLTFCPIHHITKDYPPTLFLHGTKDTDVPYEQSVFMRAALLKKGVKTKFITIPNGEHVFEKDFHLPIVQDALKQMIVFLQEHVQE, from the coding sequence ATGAAAAAAACAGTTATTTACAAAAAAAATGATCGCTTTTCTCTTCAAGCAGACTTTTATGAAACAAATCGTGAGCATGCTCCTGTGATTATTTATATCCATGGAGGTGGTCTCATCTGGGGAACAAGAGAAGATATTACAAATGAAATGATACAGTTTTATACGAGTAACGGATTTTCATTGTTTTCGATCGATTATAGACTGGCTCCTGAATCTAAACTACCAGACATCCTTGAAGATGTTCAAGATGCACTTCGTTGGATCGAAACTGAAGGACCCAAATATTTTTCGATTGATCCAAATAAAATCGTGATAGTAGGAGGTTCTGCTGGCGGTTTTCTTGCTCTATGTTCTGGAACATTTAAACATAAGCCACGTGCAATCGTCTCCTTCTACGGCTATGGCGATATTAGTGCGAGTTGGGCTACAAATCCAAGCCCTTATTATTTGCAAAAGGACAAAGTTCCAAATGAAATTGCTGAAATGCTTCAGTCTACTCAGGTCATTACAGAAGGAACAATTGAGAAGCGTTTTTTAATTTATTTACACGCAAGACAGCATGGAGTATGGGTTCAAAAATTAACTGCACTTGATCCAATAAAAAATAAAGATCAGCTTCTTACATTTTGTCCGATTCATCACATTACAAAAGATTACCCGCCCACTTTATTTTTACACGGAACGAAAGACACAGATGTTCCGTATGAACAATCTGTGTTCATGAGAGCCGCCCTTTTAAAAAAAGGTGTGAAAACAAAATTCATTACAATTCCAAACGGAGAACATGTATTCGAAAAGGATTTCCATCTCCCAATCGTTCAAGATGCATTGAAACAGATGATTGTATTTCTCCAGGAGCATGTACAAGAGTAA
- a CDS encoding PucR family transcriptional regulator, with product MLTIKDLLEIKAIDGIKLVGGEKGINNVISLVNIMENPDAFDWLSSNELLLSTGYIFKGQVDLQNKIIKELSEINCSGLIIKMKRYFDQIPQNMIDQANKYGLPLLELPFEYTLSNVISIINEKASGRYDLLNRKTLDMHNTLFRIALEGGGIERISSTVSETVNNPILIVDDHWDLIHFSEHKDNPTYLAYCLNLVKGRQVFHKEFIDSIPHSISQMKKLIKRIYYLEDLEVKCRILPIGVASDIFGYIVVWQTVNELSEFDYIALEQASTIIALEMIKQREIESVKQKIRNDFFDDLLNGKITSKESIKTLCDLHGLNPNYMYYCMVINIESDELTNIEDMVDWRYKLENKARKCVDIVYECASQIDGEITCLHRNNRLIILIGQSDNKSSISLNEAKLNANTILKVLTKNINKTTFLIGIGRQFKTISSIQKSFSEAHEAIRLMQKFDKKEGISHFEDYAVYHLLDSNIKDMQLENFFMKSLGKVYEHDQLHETGYIQTLENYFNHNQNLSETAKGMFLHRNTLIYRIEKIKEILNTDLKNAEDLLQIQIALKIFRLLQKNLPHINNEI from the coding sequence TTGCTAACAATTAAGGATTTATTAGAAATAAAAGCGATTGATGGAATTAAACTTGTTGGAGGAGAAAAGGGGATTAATAACGTTATTTCTCTTGTTAATATCATGGAAAACCCTGATGCGTTTGACTGGTTGTCGTCAAATGAATTGCTTCTATCAACTGGTTATATTTTTAAAGGTCAGGTAGATTTACAAAATAAAATTATTAAAGAGCTTTCAGAAATAAATTGTTCCGGTCTCATTATTAAAATGAAACGATACTTTGATCAAATTCCCCAAAATATGATTGATCAAGCAAATAAGTATGGTTTACCTCTTTTAGAGCTACCATTCGAATACACGTTATCAAATGTCATATCAATTATTAATGAAAAGGCATCCGGAAGATATGATTTACTGAATAGAAAAACGTTGGACATGCATAATACGCTCTTTAGAATTGCATTAGAAGGAGGAGGAATTGAACGAATATCTTCTACGGTATCTGAAACCGTTAATAATCCCATTCTGATTGTAGACGATCATTGGGATTTGATTCACTTCTCAGAACACAAAGATAATCCAACCTATTTAGCCTATTGTCTAAATCTTGTAAAAGGTAGACAAGTGTTCCATAAAGAATTCATCGATTCGATTCCACACAGCATTAGCCAAATGAAAAAGCTAATAAAACGGATCTATTATTTGGAAGATTTAGAAGTTAAATGTAGAATCCTGCCAATTGGGGTTGCAAGCGATATTTTTGGATATATCGTTGTTTGGCAAACCGTAAATGAATTATCGGAATTTGATTATATTGCACTAGAACAGGCCTCTACGATCATAGCGCTTGAGATGATAAAACAGAGGGAAATAGAAAGTGTTAAACAAAAAATTAGAAATGATTTCTTTGATGATTTATTAAATGGAAAAATAACATCTAAAGAATCGATTAAAACGCTTTGTGACTTACATGGCCTGAATCCAAATTATATGTACTACTGTATGGTTATTAATATCGAATCAGATGAACTTACAAACATTGAAGACATGGTTGATTGGAGATATAAACTAGAAAATAAAGCAAGAAAATGCGTAGATATAGTTTATGAGTGTGCGAGTCAAATAGATGGAGAAATTACATGCTTGCATAGAAACAACCGACTCATTATTTTGATTGGACAAAGTGATAACAAATCTTCTATATCCTTAAATGAAGCAAAATTAAATGCTAATACAATTCTCAAAGTACTTACTAAAAACATTAATAAAACGACTTTTTTAATTGGAATAGGCCGCCAGTTTAAAACGATTAGTTCAATTCAAAAAAGTTTTTCTGAAGCCCATGAAGCCATTAGACTGATGCAGAAATTTGATAAAAAAGAAGGAATATCTCATTTTGAAGATTATGCGGTCTATCATCTTCTAGATTCAAATATTAAAGATATGCAGTTAGAAAACTTTTTCATGAAATCTCTCGGAAAAGTATATGAACATGATCAACTTCACGAAACAGGCTATATACAAACACTAGAGAACTATTTCAATCACAACCAAAATTTAAGTGAAACAGCAAAAGGAATGTTTCTACACAGAAACACTCTCATCTATCGAATTGAAAAAATCAAAGAAATATTAAATACAGATTTAAAGAATGCAGAGGATTTACTACAAATCCAGATAGCATTAAAGATTTTCCGACTTTTACAAAAAAATCTTCCACACATCAACAATGAAATCTAA
- a CDS encoding antibiotic biosynthesis monooxygenase, with protein MILEAVMLQVKKGMEKDYEEAFRGASEIISSMKGYISHELQRCVEVKGKYILLVQWETLEDHTVGFRQSNEYQEWKKQLHHFYDPFPTVEHFKRVKL; from the coding sequence ATGATATTAGAAGCCGTTATGCTACAAGTTAAGAAAGGTATGGAAAAGGACTATGAAGAAGCATTTCGTGGGGCATCAGAAATAATTTCTTCAATGAAAGGTTACATATCTCACGAATTACAGCGTTGTGTGGAAGTAAAAGGGAAATATATACTACTAGTTCAATGGGAAACATTAGAAGACCATACAGTCGGATTTAGGCAATCTAACGAGTATCAAGAATGGAAAAAGCAATTACATCATTTTTATGACCCCTTTCCGACAGTTGAACATTTTAAAAGAGTTAAACTTTAG
- a CDS encoding Lrp/AsnC family transcriptional regulator, translated as MKGLIYIIDQTDFEILKLLGGNSRIQWKELGQKIHMTGQAVGNRIRRLEDLGIIEQYTIAINRIKLGQIVTAFVTMFVKTANHQEFKNFFQEEEAVSEVHRTSGEGCYLLKTHFASNEELDTFLERLLEYGNYRVNLSIGKLK; from the coding sequence ATGAAAGGATTGATTTATATCATTGATCAAACAGATTTTGAAATACTGAAATTATTAGGAGGAAACTCAAGAATTCAATGGAAAGAACTTGGTCAAAAAATACATATGACAGGGCAGGCTGTAGGAAATCGAATTAGGAGATTAGAGGATTTAGGGATTATTGAACAATATACAATCGCAATAAACCGAATCAAATTAGGACAAATAGTGACTGCATTTGTTACTATGTTCGTAAAAACTGCTAATCATCAAGAGTTTAAGAATTTCTTTCAAGAAGAAGAAGCAGTTTCTGAAGTACATCGTACAAGTGGTGAAGGATGCTATTTATTAAAAACGCATTTTGCTTCGAATGAAGAATTGGATACATTTCTAGAAAGACTATTAGAGTACGGGAATTATCGTGTTAACCTATCAATAGGAAAATTAAAATGA
- a CDS encoding EamA family transporter → MQNSRRLGLFMILTGATLWGLSGPLIQWFFQRTRLSSIDYLVIRLLLAGVFILCFLLTKKQNIFRIWQQPRQLFQLIIFSILGMLGAQYAFIETVHISNAVTATLFQFLGPVLITIYVAIQNKKLPSTLQTLAIVSALIGTYFIITNGSAHNIVMSKETILFGLLTAIGFTFYTLHPTSLIQQWGTTLIIGWGMLIGGIALFIYNHSFEWKQYSQTFTLSTFSMLILIIIIGTLSFLLYIGSLKYLSATETSILSSIEPLVATIVSITWLKESFGVYQLLGGICIVIAVIFLTKPERVAKSTITAEQV, encoded by the coding sequence ATGCAAAACAGCAGACGACTTGGACTATTTATGATTCTTACAGGAGCTACTTTATGGGGATTATCCGGTCCATTAATTCAGTGGTTTTTTCAACGTACGAGACTCTCATCTATCGACTATTTAGTCATTCGCCTCTTACTTGCGGGGGTTTTTATTTTATGTTTCTTACTTACAAAAAAACAAAATATATTTCGTATTTGGCAACAACCACGTCAACTATTTCAACTGATCATTTTCTCTATTCTTGGAATGCTTGGCGCACAATATGCTTTTATTGAAACGGTGCATATTAGCAACGCTGTCACAGCTACACTATTCCAATTTTTAGGGCCAGTTCTAATTACTATTTATGTCGCAATACAAAATAAAAAACTGCCTTCTACTTTGCAAACACTAGCAATTGTCTCTGCACTGATCGGCACATACTTTATTATTACAAACGGATCAGCCCATAATATTGTCATGTCTAAGGAAACTATCTTATTCGGACTGTTAACAGCTATTGGTTTTACCTTCTACACACTTCACCCTACTTCCCTTATTCAACAATGGGGGACGACTCTTATTATTGGCTGGGGTATGTTAATCGGAGGTATTGCATTATTTATTTACAATCACTCTTTTGAATGGAAGCAATATTCACAAACCTTTACGTTGTCAACATTCTCGATGCTGATTTTAATTATAATAATTGGTACACTTTCTTTTCTTCTCTACATCGGTAGTCTAAAGTATTTATCAGCAACAGAGACTAGTATTTTATCTAGCATTGAACCACTTGTAGCAACTATTGTTTCTATTACGTGGCTAAAGGAATCTTTCGGAGTTTACCAATTACTAGGTGGTATATGTATCGTCATTGCAGTTATTTTCTTAACAAAGCCAGAAAGAGTAGCAAAATCCACAATCACAGCGGAACAAGTATAA
- a CDS encoding PLP-dependent aminotransferase family protein, with translation MLELTPNLNIESKIPLYVQLYGYIKEEIRSGNIPPMTKLPAKRKLAVHLEVSKNTVESAYDQLLAEGYIESVSRMGYFVCEIEQMLLTEKKRESVKEVLYREQLYKYDFTQTGVDPKTFPFAVYRKISNEVWQLENKDLLFLGHPQGESNLREEIANYLYESRGVSCSASQIVIGAGTQFLIRILFQLLKGKDFAVENPGYHRKLVVFEKGEENVQMIPLDEDGICIAALEASNANVMIVTPSHQFPCGMILPIKKRIQLLQWAQEEYGRYIIEDDYDSEFRYSGKPIPALQGLDTEGNVIYMGTFSKALLPSLRMSYMVLPKQLIKLYHSQYLFFTQTVSRIDQEIIRRFLNEGHWEKHIHKMRVVYRKKRDVLVSAIERYFSNKVEVIGEDSGLHILLKVHNGMLEEELIKRAAENSIKVYPVSMYYSEGNNPKNTVLLGFAILSEDEIEEAIRLLYKSWFKK, from the coding sequence ATGTTAGAGTTAACACCAAATTTGAATATTGAGTCAAAAATCCCGTTGTATGTACAGTTATATGGGTATATAAAAGAAGAAATAAGAAGCGGAAATATCCCTCCTATGACGAAGCTTCCTGCAAAAAGAAAGTTAGCAGTGCATTTAGAAGTGAGTAAAAATACAGTCGAATCAGCATACGATCAACTTTTGGCAGAAGGGTATATTGAATCAGTTTCACGAATGGGTTATTTTGTATGTGAAATTGAGCAAATGTTGCTTACAGAGAAAAAAAGAGAATCCGTTAAGGAAGTATTATACAGAGAACAGTTATATAAATATGATTTTACACAAACGGGTGTAGATCCAAAGACCTTTCCATTCGCTGTCTATCGGAAAATTTCAAATGAAGTATGGCAGCTAGAAAATAAGGACCTGCTATTTCTTGGTCATCCTCAAGGTGAATCCAATTTGCGTGAAGAGATTGCGAACTATTTATATGAATCAAGAGGTGTTAGCTGTTCTGCGAGTCAAATTGTAATTGGTGCCGGAACACAATTTTTAATAAGAATCTTGTTTCAGTTGTTAAAGGGAAAGGATTTTGCAGTTGAAAATCCAGGATATCATCGAAAGTTGGTTGTTTTTGAAAAGGGTGAAGAAAATGTTCAAATGATTCCACTTGATGAGGATGGGATCTGTATTGCAGCTTTAGAAGCTAGCAATGCGAATGTTATGATCGTTACCCCGTCTCATCAATTTCCGTGTGGAATGATTTTGCCAATTAAAAAGAGAATACAACTATTGCAATGGGCACAAGAGGAGTATGGACGTTATATTATTGAAGATGATTACGACAGTGAATTTCGTTACTCTGGAAAACCGATTCCAGCATTGCAGGGGCTTGATACAGAGGGAAACGTAATTTACATGGGAACATTTTCAAAAGCTTTACTCCCGTCATTACGAATGAGTTATATGGTGTTGCCAAAACAACTAATTAAATTGTATCATTCACAATATTTATTCTTTACACAAACTGTTTCGAGAATTGACCAAGAAATCATTAGAAGATTTTTAAACGAAGGACATTGGGAAAAGCATATTCATAAAATGCGAGTTGTTTACAGAAAAAAGAGAGATGTTCTTGTTTCGGCGATCGAAAGATACTTTTCTAATAAAGTGGAAGTGATTGGAGAAGATTCTGGCTTACATATTTTATTAAAAGTTCACAATGGAATGTTAGAAGAAGAGCTTATAAAAAGGGCGGCTGAAAATAGTATTAAAGTATATCCAGTCTCAATGTATTATAGCGAAGGGAATAATCCAAAAAATACAGTTTTACTTGGATTTGCTATTTTATCAGAGGATGAGATTGAAGAGGCTATTCGATTGTTATATAAATCATGGTTCAAAAAATAG
- a CDS encoding DoxX family protein produces MFINFLRNNKIAAGVLTILRIYVGYEFISAGWQKLSSGGFDASGFLAFAVKSATGDHPAVQSWWADFLTNFAIPHVDLFNFLVPVGEFAIGLGLIIGCFTKTATFFALMMNFSFMFSGTTSINPQLVLLSIFIIVAGSNAGRFGLDYFIKKFVPKMGEIKEKGHVEKRVA; encoded by the coding sequence ATGTTTATTAATTTCTTACGTAATAATAAAATCGCTGCTGGTGTCTTAACTATTCTTCGTATATACGTCGGATACGAGTTTATCAGTGCGGGTTGGCAAAAATTATCAAGTGGTGGATTCGATGCGTCAGGTTTCCTTGCTTTTGCTGTAAAAAGTGCAACAGGCGATCATCCAGCCGTTCAAAGTTGGTGGGCAGACTTTTTAACAAACTTCGCCATCCCACATGTGGACTTATTTAATTTCTTAGTACCTGTTGGTGAATTTGCTATTGGTCTTGGTTTAATTATTGGTTGTTTTACAAAAACAGCAACATTCTTTGCACTTATGATGAACTTCTCATTCATGTTTAGCGGTACAACAAGCATTAACCCACAATTAGTTTTACTAAGCATTTTCATTATTGTTGCCGGATCAAATGCTGGTCGCTTTGGTTTAGATTATTTTATTAAAAAATTTGTTCCAAAAATGGGCGAAATAAAGGAAAAAGGTCACGTTGAAAAAAGAGTAGCTTAA
- a CDS encoding carbonic anhydrase, with the protein MLLQEILAYNEQFVQNKEYLPFEATKIPQKRMVVVSCMDARLIELLPKALDLHNGDAKIIKNAGGTITDAFGSIMRSVITAIYELNAEEIYIIGHHACGMSQSNPKGTLQKIIDRRVSSPEILSAIEYARIDLEKWLFGFVHVEDSIQANIDLVRNHPFIPKDIPVHGLAIDPHTGKLDLIVDGYQTLSNVKN; encoded by the coding sequence ATGCTATTACAAGAAATTTTAGCGTACAACGAACAATTTGTACAAAACAAGGAATACCTACCTTTTGAAGCAACAAAAATACCTCAAAAGCGTATGGTTGTTGTCTCTTGCATGGATGCTCGTTTAATTGAGCTACTTCCAAAAGCTTTAGACTTACACAATGGTGATGCAAAAATCATCAAAAATGCAGGTGGTACGATTACAGATGCCTTCGGTAGTATCATGCGAAGTGTTATAACAGCTATATATGAATTAAATGCAGAAGAAATTTATATTATTGGACACCATGCATGTGGAATGAGCCAAAGTAATCCAAAAGGAACACTTCAAAAAATAATAGATCGTCGTGTATCTTCACCAGAAATTCTATCAGCTATTGAATATGCTAGAATTGACCTTGAAAAGTGGTTATTTGGATTTGTTCATGTTGAAGATTCAATCCAAGCTAATATTGATTTAGTAAGAAATCATCCATTTATTCCAAAAGACATTCCTGTACATGGCTTAGCTATTGATCCCCACACAGGTAAACTCGATTTAATAGTTGATGGATATCAAACATTAAGTAACGTGAAAAATTAA